Proteins encoded in a region of the Nonomuraea helvata genome:
- a CDS encoding cytochrome P450: MSDGRKAQPLETDRPTPFDPPVKLRERAPLSRLAYPDGHIGWVATGYGVTRAILADPRFSTRRELLHQPVGRERAQQRPTPAPPGIFPHMDPPEHTRYRRLLGHHFGPRRVAELTPAIRRYTAEALDAMADSGPTADLVTSFAMPVPALVICELLGVPPQDRHVVQAATAVMNDLDSTPEQTADAVGSIIGTIRGLLARLRAGAGSSDDGLLAHAMATGDLSDDELANLGMVLLATGHLPTSSMLALGTFVLLTDPAQRARLAADPELAEPAVEELLRYLSILQFDVRRTALVDVEIGGQVIATGETVVLALPVANRDPDRFPDPDTLDVGRPVTGHLAFGHGIHQCLGQHLARTELRIALTALFDRFPDLRLAVPAAEVPTRDRMAVYGVDRLPVTWGAAPADRTTER; encoded by the coding sequence ATGAGCGACGGCCGGAAGGCCCAGCCGTTGGAGACCGACCGACCCACCCCCTTCGACCCGCCTGTCAAGCTACGGGAGCGAGCCCCGCTCAGCCGGCTCGCCTATCCCGACGGGCACATCGGCTGGGTGGCGACCGGGTACGGCGTCACCCGAGCCATCCTGGCGGATCCCCGCTTCAGCACCCGGCGCGAGCTGCTGCACCAGCCGGTCGGCCGCGAGCGAGCGCAGCAGCGGCCGACACCCGCGCCGCCGGGGATCTTTCCGCACATGGACCCGCCCGAACACACCCGGTACCGCCGCCTGCTGGGCCACCACTTCGGGCCTCGGCGCGTCGCCGAGCTGACGCCCGCGATCCGGCGGTACACCGCGGAGGCACTCGACGCGATGGCGGACTCAGGGCCGACCGCCGACCTCGTCACGTCGTTCGCCATGCCGGTCCCGGCACTCGTCATCTGCGAACTGCTCGGTGTCCCGCCGCAGGACCGGCACGTGGTTCAGGCCGCGACAGCGGTGATGAACGATCTGGACTCCACGCCGGAACAGACCGCCGACGCCGTGGGGTCGATCATCGGGACCATACGCGGCCTCCTCGCGCGCCTGCGCGCCGGGGCCGGCTCGTCGGACGACGGGCTGCTGGCTCACGCCATGGCGACCGGCGACCTGAGCGACGACGAACTCGCCAACCTCGGGATGGTGCTGCTGGCCACGGGCCATCTGCCGACGTCGAGCATGCTCGCGCTCGGGACGTTCGTGCTGCTGACCGACCCGGCCCAGCGGGCCCGCCTGGCCGCGGACCCGGAACTCGCGGAGCCGGCGGTCGAGGAGCTGCTGCGGTACCTGTCGATCCTCCAGTTCGACGTACGGCGCACCGCGCTGGTCGACGTCGAGATCGGCGGCCAGGTCATCGCGACCGGCGAGACCGTGGTGCTGGCTCTGCCGGTCGCCAACCGGGATCCGGACCGCTTCCCCGACCCGGACACACTGGACGTGGGACGCCCCGTGACCGGGCACCTGGCGTTCGGGCACGGTATCCACCAGTGTCTCGGGCAGCACCTCGCACGGACCGAGCTCCGCATCGCGCTGACCGCGCTCTTCGACCGCTTCCCCGACCTGCGCCTGGCCGTTCCGGCGGCCGAGGTGCCGACCCGTGACCGCATGGCGGTGTACGGAGTGGACCGGCTACCGGTCACCTGGGGCGCCGCTCCGGCGGACCGTACGACCGAAAGGTGA
- the panB gene encoding 3-methyl-2-oxobutanoate hydroxymethyltransferase, whose translation MSSSTTLYGGVSGRRVTVRDLTAAKERGERWPMVTAYDAMTARVFDDAGIPVLLVGDSAAMVVYGYDSTLPVTVDDLLPLTAAVVRGSSRALVVADLPFGSYQSSPAQALESAARFMKEAGAHAVKLEGGRRVLPQVEALVSAGVPVMAHLGLTPQSVNVLGGYRVQGRGQSGDELMADAKDLERAGAFSVVLECVPADLAQRVTASLAIPTIGIGAGAGTDAQVLVWQDLMGLTPRPARFVKRYADLASEMDRAVRAFAADVTSGAFPAHEHSYA comes from the coding sequence ATGTCCTCTTCAACCACGCTGTACGGGGGCGTCTCCGGGCGCCGCGTCACCGTGCGCGATCTCACCGCCGCAAAGGAGCGCGGAGAGCGGTGGCCCATGGTCACCGCCTACGACGCGATGACGGCCAGGGTGTTCGACGACGCGGGCATCCCCGTCCTGCTGGTGGGCGACTCGGCGGCCATGGTCGTCTACGGGTACGACTCCACCCTGCCCGTCACGGTCGACGACCTCCTGCCCCTCACGGCGGCCGTCGTACGCGGCTCGTCACGGGCGCTCGTGGTCGCGGACCTGCCGTTCGGGTCGTACCAGTCTTCGCCCGCGCAGGCGCTGGAGTCGGCGGCACGCTTCATGAAGGAGGCGGGCGCGCACGCGGTCAAGCTGGAGGGGGGCCGGCGCGTCCTACCCCAGGTGGAGGCGCTGGTCTCGGCCGGGGTGCCGGTCATGGCCCACCTCGGGCTCACCCCGCAGTCGGTGAACGTCCTCGGCGGCTACCGCGTCCAGGGGCGCGGGCAGTCGGGTGACGAGCTCATGGCGGACGCGAAGGACCTCGAGCGGGCGGGGGCGTTCTCCGTGGTGCTGGAGTGCGTGCCGGCCGACCTGGCGCAACGGGTGACGGCGTCGCTGGCGATCCCGACCATCGGCATCGGGGCGGGCGCGGGGACGGACGCGCAGGTCCTGGTGTGGCAGGACCTGATGGGTCTCACGCCGCGACCGGCCCGCTTCGTCAAGCGCTACGCGGACCTGGCCTCGGAGATGGACCGCGCCGTCCGCGCCTTCGCCGCCGACGTGACCTCGGGCGCCTTCCCCGCCCATGAGCACTCCTACGCCTGA
- a CDS encoding MFS transporter produces the protein MALDPYRRLLKIPGVPALLLVGLLARIPSTAMGITLTLHVAVVLDLGYGKAGLITMASTIGMAIGSPLSGRLVDRHGLRPVLIVTTAAQAAFWACAWTLPFPVLIGAAAVAGLLALPVFSVTRQCLAALVPVAQRRSAFALDSMLVELSYMAGPALAVAGITAFGSGVTMTVIGVGTAAAGLGLIALNPPTRSAEELEEHATKVPRRQWLTPGLVALLGTAAAATFVLTATELSLVATMNKAGQTEWVGLAVAIWCVYSLIGGFVYGGLSRGFSPLTLIAFMGLLTIPVGLVSGGWQWLVLALVPAGLLCAPSLSATVDVLSRWVPAGARGESMGLHGTALLIGGAVAAPVIGAVIDGSGPAWGFMLAGLVGAAMVLVAAPFWSRRPPEAPTTPLEDEGAAADEPAPSRA, from the coding sequence ATGGCTCTCGACCCGTACCGACGACTGCTCAAGATCCCGGGTGTCCCCGCGTTACTGCTGGTGGGGCTGCTGGCGCGGATTCCGTCCACGGCCATGGGCATCACGCTGACCCTGCACGTCGCCGTGGTGCTCGACCTGGGATACGGCAAGGCCGGTCTGATCACCATGGCCAGCACGATCGGCATGGCGATCGGGTCCCCGTTGTCGGGAAGGCTTGTCGACAGGCACGGCCTGCGTCCCGTCCTCATCGTCACGACCGCGGCTCAGGCGGCGTTCTGGGCGTGCGCGTGGACGCTGCCGTTCCCCGTGCTGATCGGGGCGGCGGCGGTGGCCGGGCTGCTGGCGCTGCCCGTCTTCAGCGTGACCCGGCAGTGCCTGGCCGCGCTGGTGCCGGTGGCCCAGCGGCGCAGCGCGTTCGCGCTCGACTCGATGCTCGTGGAGCTGTCGTACATGGCGGGTCCCGCCCTGGCGGTGGCGGGGATCACGGCGTTCGGCAGCGGGGTGACGATGACCGTCATCGGCGTCGGCACGGCGGCCGCAGGCCTGGGCCTGATCGCGCTCAACCCGCCAACCCGATCGGCCGAGGAGCTGGAGGAGCACGCGACGAAGGTGCCCAGGCGGCAGTGGCTCACACCCGGGCTGGTGGCGCTGCTCGGCACGGCCGCGGCGGCCACGTTCGTGCTCACGGCGACCGAGCTGTCGCTGGTCGCGACCATGAACAAGGCCGGCCAGACCGAGTGGGTGGGCCTCGCCGTGGCCATCTGGTGCGTTTACTCCCTCATCGGCGGGTTCGTGTACGGTGGCCTCTCGCGTGGTTTCTCGCCACTGACGCTCATCGCCTTCATGGGTCTGCTGACCATCCCGGTGGGGCTGGTGAGCGGTGGCTGGCAGTGGCTGGTCCTGGCGCTCGTACCGGCCGGGCTGCTCTGCGCGCCGTCGCTGTCGGCCACGGTCGACGTGCTCTCCCGGTGGGTGCCCGCCGGGGCGAGAGGCGAGTCGATGGGCCTGCACGGCACGGCCCTGCTGATCGGCGGCGCCGTCGCGGCCCCCGTCATCGGGGCCGTGATCGACGGGAGCGGGCCGGCGTGGGGGTTCATGCTGGCGGGCCTGGTGGGCGCGGCCATGGTGCTCGTCGCCGCCCCGTTCTGGTCCCGCCGCCCGCCCGAGGCACCTACGACGCCGCTCGAGGACGAAGGGGCAGCGGCGGACGAACCGGCACCTTCCAGGGCCTGA
- a CDS encoding aldo/keto reductase encodes MRYRTLGASGLRVSVVGLGCNSIGARLDVTGTRAVVDAAIEEGVTLFDTAEAYGAVHGASEEILGEVLAGRRDTVVLATKFGRPGNRPDPEQGEARGTLGGRSYIRRAVEGSLRRLRTDYIDLYQYHFPDGVTPIEETLDALTELVREGKVRYIGSSNFAGWQIAEAAHVARERGCASFVSAQNHWSLLERGAEREVVPAALHYGVGVLPYFPLAHGLLTGKVRRGQEPPAGTRLAERPHLVTPEKLDRVETLASWADKHDRSLLDVAMGALAALPGCGSVIAGATGPEQVRANAAAGDWEPTAEELAEITGLVPLS; translated from the coding sequence ATGCGTTACAGGACCTTGGGCGCCTCGGGCCTGCGGGTGTCAGTGGTCGGGCTGGGCTGCAACAGCATCGGTGCGCGCCTCGACGTGACCGGCACCAGGGCGGTGGTGGACGCGGCGATCGAGGAGGGTGTGACGCTCTTCGACACCGCGGAGGCGTACGGCGCGGTGCACGGCGCCTCCGAGGAGATTCTCGGCGAGGTGCTGGCCGGCCGGCGGGACACGGTGGTGCTGGCCACCAAGTTCGGCAGGCCTGGCAACCGCCCCGATCCCGAGCAGGGCGAGGCGCGCGGAACGCTGGGCGGCCGCTCGTACATCCGGCGGGCGGTGGAGGGGTCGCTGCGGCGCCTGCGTACCGACTACATCGACCTCTACCAGTACCACTTCCCCGACGGCGTCACTCCGATCGAGGAGACGCTGGATGCCCTGACCGAGCTGGTGCGTGAGGGCAAGGTGCGCTACATCGGCAGCTCCAACTTCGCCGGCTGGCAGATCGCCGAGGCCGCGCACGTGGCCCGAGAGAGAGGGTGCGCGTCGTTCGTGTCGGCGCAGAACCACTGGTCGCTGCTGGAGCGTGGCGCCGAGCGCGAGGTGGTGCCGGCGGCCCTGCACTACGGGGTCGGCGTGCTGCCGTACTTCCCGCTGGCCCACGGGCTGCTGACCGGGAAGGTGCGGCGCGGGCAGGAGCCGCCGGCCGGGACCCGGCTCGCGGAGCGTCCCCACCTCGTCACGCCGGAGAAGCTGGACCGGGTGGAGACGCTGGCCTCCTGGGCCGACAAGCATGACCGGTCCCTCCTGGACGTGGCCATGGGCGCGCTGGCCGCGCTGCCCGGCTGTGGTTCGGTGATCGCCGGTGCGACCGGCCCCGAGCAGGTCCGCGCCAACGCGGCCGCCGGCGACTGGGAGCCGACCGCCGAGGAACTGGCCGAGATCACCGGGTTGGTGCCGCTCTCCTGA
- a CDS encoding TetR/AcrR family transcriptional regulator, with product MTIQESGTARPAGRPRSEKAEKAIIEATLDLIGEGMGVSELSIEAIASRAGVGKTTIYRRWSNKEDLVVDALSTLKAPLPPLSGTSVRDDLISLLDAMRRESGNVRNRCVMNIAMSEADRYPRLMERFMKRAVEPRREAMRAVIERGIATGELRADLDVSMGMAVLTGTMIWHTKWAPAGDLAPDLAERVVDVALAGMAP from the coding sequence ATGACGATCCAGGAATCGGGGACGGCCCGCCCGGCGGGCCGTCCGCGTAGCGAGAAGGCCGAAAAGGCGATCATCGAGGCGACCCTCGATCTGATCGGCGAGGGCATGGGGGTCTCCGAGCTGTCCATCGAGGCCATCGCGTCGAGGGCGGGCGTCGGCAAGACGACCATCTACCGGCGCTGGTCCAACAAGGAGGACCTGGTCGTCGACGCCCTGTCCACGCTCAAGGCGCCGCTGCCGCCGCTCAGTGGCACGTCGGTGCGCGACGACCTGATCTCCCTGCTCGACGCGATGCGCAGGGAGTCGGGCAACGTCCGCAACCGGTGCGTGATGAACATCGCGATGAGCGAGGCCGATCGCTACCCGCGGCTGATGGAGCGCTTCATGAAACGGGCGGTCGAGCCCCGTAGGGAGGCGATGCGCGCCGTGATCGAGCGCGGCATCGCCACCGGGGAGCTCCGCGCCGACCTGGATGTCTCCATGGGCATGGCCGTCCTCACCGGCACCATGATCTGGCACACCAAGTGGGCTCCTGCCGGAGACCTCGCTCCGGATCTCGCCGAACGGGTCGTGGACGTGGCCCTGGCGGGAATGGCCCCCTGA
- a CDS encoding MFS transporter: MKDTVVDPATGHPRRWGILGVLVFSLLAVVLDNTILNVAMKTIADKTVGLGATQSELEWAINSYTLVFAGLLFTFGVIGDRTGRKRMLFIGMALFGLASLASAYSQDPMQLILARAAMGIGAAAIMPATLAIISNVFPPGERGKAIGIWAGGVGLAVAIGPITGGLLIQHFWWGSVFLINVPIVIIAMFLIAGLVPESRDPKPSKLDPVGVVLSIIGLVAVVYGIIRGGYLGTIASAEVLVPTLIGLAVLGVFVWWERRIDHPIFDVRNFGNVRFSSAIGMMGMVFFAMMGGMFFLTFYLQIVLGFSPVQAGALMIPFAAAQLIFAPLSQRVNERFGAKLSATVSMIVVTGALASYAFMEQDTPIVLIELVFFVQGAAMANIMPPATTAIMESLPREKAGVGSAMSNTVRQVAGALGVAVLGSVLSSNYRSEITPSLAGLPSNVQHTAGESLVQTMGVVQALGDKGHALIKPAFTAFLDGMHVTALVSAVIALLGVAVVAKWMPGKARPVQQAEQKEPAVV; the protein is encoded by the coding sequence ATGAAGGACACAGTCGTGGACCCGGCAACGGGTCATCCACGCCGTTGGGGGATCCTCGGCGTGCTGGTGTTCAGCCTGCTGGCCGTCGTGCTGGACAACACCATCCTCAACGTGGCGATGAAGACCATCGCCGACAAGACGGTCGGTTTGGGGGCGACACAGAGCGAGCTGGAGTGGGCGATCAACTCCTACACCCTCGTGTTCGCCGGTTTGCTGTTCACGTTCGGCGTGATCGGTGACCGAACAGGGCGCAAGCGGATGTTGTTCATCGGCATGGCACTGTTCGGCCTGGCCTCGCTGGCCAGCGCCTACTCCCAGGATCCGATGCAGCTGATCCTGGCGAGGGCGGCGATGGGCATCGGCGCCGCGGCGATCATGCCGGCGACACTGGCGATCATCTCCAACGTCTTCCCGCCCGGAGAGCGGGGCAAGGCGATCGGCATCTGGGCCGGTGGCGTCGGGCTCGCCGTGGCGATCGGACCGATCACGGGCGGCCTGCTGATCCAGCACTTCTGGTGGGGCTCGGTCTTCCTGATCAACGTGCCGATCGTGATCATCGCGATGTTCCTCATCGCCGGCCTCGTGCCCGAGTCGCGTGACCCCAAGCCGTCCAAGCTCGACCCGGTCGGCGTGGTGCTGTCCATCATCGGGCTGGTGGCCGTGGTGTACGGCATCATCCGCGGCGGCTACCTGGGCACCATCGCCAGCGCCGAGGTGCTGGTTCCCACACTGATCGGCCTGGCGGTCCTGGGCGTGTTCGTGTGGTGGGAGCGCCGCATCGACCACCCCATCTTCGACGTGCGCAACTTCGGCAACGTCCGCTTCAGCTCGGCCATCGGCATGATGGGCATGGTCTTCTTCGCGATGATGGGCGGGATGTTCTTCCTGACCTTCTACCTGCAGATCGTGCTGGGCTTCTCGCCGGTGCAGGCAGGGGCGTTGATGATCCCGTTCGCCGCCGCGCAGCTCATCTTCGCGCCGCTCAGCCAGCGCGTGAACGAGCGGTTCGGCGCCAAGCTGTCGGCCACCGTGAGCATGATCGTGGTGACCGGCGCCCTGGCCAGCTACGCGTTCATGGAGCAGGACACGCCGATCGTGCTGATCGAGCTGGTCTTCTTCGTGCAGGGCGCCGCGATGGCCAACATCATGCCGCCCGCCACCACCGCCATCATGGAGTCGCTGCCCAGGGAGAAGGCCGGTGTCGGCTCGGCCATGAGCAACACCGTCCGCCAGGTGGCCGGCGCCCTCGGCGTGGCCGTCCTCGGCTCCGTCCTCTCGTCGAACTACCGCAGCGAGATCACCCCCTCGCTGGCCGGCCTCCCCTCGAACGTCCAGCACACCGCGGGCGAGTCGCTCGTGCAGACGATGGGCGTCGTCCAGGCGCTCGGTGACAAGGGCCACGCCCTGATCAAGCCGGCGTTCACCGCGTTCCTCGACGGCATGCACGTCACGGCGCTGGTGTCGGCGGTGATCGCGCTGCTCGGTGTCGCGGTCGTGGCAAAGTGGATGCCGGGCAAGGCACGCCCGGTCCAGCAGGCGGAACAGAAGGAACCAGCGGTAGTGTGA